Proteins encoded by one window of Roseibium sp. Sym1:
- a CDS encoding GIY-YIG nuclease family protein, whose translation MAFFVYVLASRQRGTLYVGVTNNLSLRVYQHRDGSGSGFTRRYKVTRLVYYETHEVPEEAIAREKRLKRWPRAWKIQAIEQFNPDWRDLYEDLNR comes from the coding sequence ATGGCGTTTTTCGTCTATGTTCTGGCCAGCCGGCAGCGAGGAACGCTTTATGTCGGCGTGACCAACAATCTGTCTTTGCGGGTCTACCAGCACCGGGACGGTTCCGGCAGCGGGTTCACCCGGCGCTACAAGGTGACCCGGCTGGTTTATTACGAAACCCATGAGGTACCGGAAGAGGCAATCGCCCGTGAGAAGCGCCTCAAACGCTGGCCACGTGCCTGGAAAATCCAGGCCATCGAGCAATTCAATCCGGATTGGCGGGATCTTTACGAGGACTTGAACCGGTAG
- a CDS encoding IS481 family transposase has product MTTKDKIARRKLSLLDLAKDLDNVSKACRLMGYSRQQFYEIRRNFQTYGADGLVDRLPGAKGPHPNRVSEEIEAAVLDHALEHPCHGALRVEQELRLKGLQVSSGGVRGVWQRHGLLTKHERLLRLEKATAERKIDLSDEQIRLLERFSPEFRERHIEAPHTGSLVAVDTFFVGTLKGVGKIYLQSAIDCHSRHAWARLYTSKLPITAVHILNNDVLPTFEAANARIEVVLSDNGREFCGRPDRHPYELFLQLEEIEHRTTKVKRPQSNGIVERFHRTLLDEHFRVEGRRTWFESVEEMQTVLDAYLVHYNTRRPHQGRNMNGRTPAQAFKDGLPKIQQKKEKTPPRTKAA; this is encoded by the coding sequence ATGACCACGAAGGACAAGATAGCACGTCGCAAGCTTTCCCTGCTCGATCTTGCAAAGGATCTGGACAACGTTTCGAAGGCCTGCCGGCTGATGGGCTACTCGCGCCAGCAGTTCTACGAGATCAGGCGCAACTTCCAGACCTATGGCGCCGACGGCCTCGTCGACCGCCTGCCGGGCGCGAAGGGACCGCACCCGAACCGGGTGAGCGAAGAGATCGAGGCGGCGGTTCTCGACCATGCCCTTGAGCACCCCTGCCACGGTGCCCTGCGCGTGGAACAGGAACTGCGGCTGAAGGGGCTTCAGGTCTCCTCCGGCGGTGTGCGCGGGGTCTGGCAGCGCCATGGCCTCTTGACCAAGCACGAGCGCCTGCTGCGCCTGGAAAAGGCGACTGCGGAGCGCAAAATAGACCTGTCGGATGAACAGATCCGCCTGTTGGAGCGGTTCTCGCCGGAGTTCAGGGAACGCCACATCGAAGCCCCTCACACGGGCAGTCTTGTGGCCGTGGACACTTTCTTCGTCGGCACCTTGAAGGGCGTCGGCAAGATCTATCTGCAAAGCGCCATCGACTGCCACTCCCGTCATGCCTGGGCACGGCTCTATACCTCGAAACTGCCGATCACCGCGGTTCACATCCTGAACAACGACGTTTTGCCAACCTTCGAGGCGGCCAACGCCAGGATCGAGGTGGTGCTGTCCGACAACGGTCGGGAATTCTGCGGTCGGCCGGACCGTCATCCATACGAGCTGTTCCTGCAACTGGAGGAGATCGAGCATCGCACCACCAAGGTCAAGCGGCCGCAATCGAACGGCATTGTCGAGCGCTTTCACCGCACGCTTCTGGACGAGCATTTCCGCGTTGAAGGCAGGCGAACATGGTTCGAGAGCGTGGAGGAGATGCAGACGGTTCTCGACGCATACCTTGTCCACTACAATACCAGGCGCCCGCATCAGGGCCGCAACATGAACGGTAGAACCCCGGCCCAGGCCTTCAAGGACGGCCTGCCCAAAATCCAGCAGAAGAAGGAGAAAACGCCACCCAGAACCAAAGCCGCATAA
- a CDS encoding IS110 family transposase: MSVLECAPSHVVGIDVSKDTLVVFDQTQQRLTSIDNNRDAIAKLVASFGPDALVVCEPTGGHEALLVSELIAQGVACHRADTLKVQAFIKSFGRLAKTDAIDAKALAQYGEERWKQLPLLQPKDEAQGELAALVSRREGLMAIKIAETNRLKAPANNRRLVRSFKTVIACVQRQIDRIDEEIEDLIASSQTLSRRMQICCSLPGVGERTAIALLATMPELGTLTRRQAASLAGLAPHPRDSGTLKGYRKMRGGRPEVRKGVFMAALAGSRAKGPLSAFYQRLIENGKKPIVAISALMRKIIVILNAKIRDEMSAMS, translated from the coding sequence ATGAGCGTTCTTGAATGTGCACCGTCCCATGTGGTCGGTATTGATGTTTCCAAAGACACTTTGGTGGTCTTTGATCAGACACAGCAGAGACTGACGAGTATCGACAACAATCGGGACGCGATCGCCAAACTGGTCGCCTCTTTTGGTCCGGACGCACTGGTTGTGTGCGAGCCCACTGGCGGACACGAGGCTCTCCTGGTGAGTGAGCTGATAGCGCAAGGCGTTGCCTGCCACCGGGCCGACACCCTGAAGGTCCAGGCGTTCATTAAGTCTTTCGGCCGGCTGGCAAAAACCGATGCCATCGATGCCAAGGCACTTGCTCAATATGGCGAAGAACGCTGGAAACAGCTCCCGCTGCTCCAACCCAAAGACGAGGCACAAGGGGAGCTGGCTGCGTTGGTAAGCCGGCGGGAGGGGCTCATGGCGATCAAGATAGCCGAGACCAATCGCTTGAAGGCCCCTGCCAACAACAGGAGACTTGTGAGATCGTTCAAGACCGTCATTGCCTGTGTGCAGAGGCAAATCGACCGGATCGACGAGGAGATCGAAGACCTGATCGCCTCCTCCCAGACCCTGTCACGACGCATGCAGATCTGCTGTTCTTTGCCTGGTGTGGGGGAACGGACAGCCATTGCCTTGCTCGCAACGATGCCAGAGCTGGGTACCCTAACCCGAAGGCAGGCTGCTTCCCTCGCGGGGCTGGCGCCGCACCCCAGAGACAGCGGAACCCTAAAAGGCTACCGCAAAATGCGGGGAGGACGACCCGAAGTTCGCAAAGGCGTCTTTATGGCCGCACTGGCTGGATCGCGAGCAAAAGGACCGTTAAGTGCCTTCTATCAAAGGCTTATTGAAAACGGAAAGAAGCCTATCGTAGCCATCTCCGCACTCATGAGAAAGATCATCGTCATCCTAAATGCAAAAATCAGAGACGAAATGAGCGCAATGAGTTGA